Genomic segment of Apium graveolens cultivar Ventura chromosome 7, ASM990537v1, whole genome shotgun sequence:
GGGTTGAGGATAAACTCTTAATCAGTGCATGGTTGAATGTGTCAATTGATCCACTAATCGGTACTGATCAAAAAGCCGAAGCATTTTGGGACCGAATTCATCAGTATTGTGAAGAATATAATATTGGTGTGATTAAGAGAGGAGTTGTGGCAATGAAAAAAGGTGGCAACGAATAAATGAAGGTGCTAAAAAATTTGGATCGTGTTACGTTGAGGCTCAGCGAAATATCGGAAACGGTTCAAACTTGGACAACATAATTGAAGATGCTCATGCACGTCATTTAAAATATTACAAGAAGAAGTCTAATTTTGAGGGTCATTGGCGTGAGTTTCGTAAACATCCCAAATGGAGAAAACCTGCAATTAGTGCAAGTTCTAAAAAAACTAAATTAAGTAGTTCTGGAGCGTACTCATCAGAGGGAAATAATGATACACCAACATCTGATGATTGTGAACCGGTTCGTCCTAAAGGTACAAAAACTGCTAAAAGGAAGCGAAAGGGGAAGACAACAGCTGCAGAAGTTGAAGAGTATGAATCTTTACAAGTTAATGACTTGAGAAAGATGAACATAATGGATACAATAAATGATGATGCAACAAATGGCTTATCACAACCAAATATATGTGAAGAACCTTCTATGCCGTATGAAACATATATTCAAAATAGCATGCAAATGTGTGATAAACGGGCACATCATCAGCTACAAAATGACTTTGTTGAGCATATCTCGCAGTTCCACGAGAATCGTTAACTTTTTTATTATAATGTTTAAAATTTAGTATTTTCTTGTATGCTCTTTtttatttcatgatttttaataatatgatGCATTTGGgacatatttttttatttaataatatttttaaaattttaattactttaatttaatttttacaattttaatattaataaaataaatttaaatccaaattatataattgttttattaaatatatataataataataatattaaaggCCCTACAAAATCTGGAAAATGGGCTTTGCATTGGAGGGATGAGGGTCATTTTTTCCACAAACCCACTTAGGAATGATGTGGCAAATTTTGTGAGTTGGGGGAGGGAAAGTGACCCCCAACACTGGGGTTGCTCTTATGCCCAGTTTATTACCACTGCAAAGCACGTAGCTTTTTAAGACTGTACAAGACTGACCAAAAAATAAGTGTAAAATGACCAATATTCGATCGATAACTTTATCGGAATTTATCTTTTTGATTGACACGTAAGAACACGTGTCAATAGACCCCCGCATCCACATTCACATCCACGTGACATTGACATGTCAGGAGGTGTCCCACGATATTTCAAACGGGATCTCGACACGTAACATGCATACGTGATAGCAGTGTTAGCCTGATTCGATCAAAAAAATAAATAACGATCAGGAATAATTCGACCGACCGTAATTAATGTGGCCACTATTATCTAATACCGACcgattttaaaattaaaatgacCGAGTTGTCGGTCTTAAATATAAGTCTTCAAAAGTAAGCTAATGTAATAATGATATCAACaatataaatgattaaataaataatagtaTTGCTTCTTTCGTCCTGCATAATTCTTAATATATATTTCTTTCAAATTATTGTCCATGTCATGATAAATTGGAAtagaacaaaataaaaaaaattctaggCAAAAAAGGTATAAATGACgaagatattattattattattattataacatGTAATTATGTATATAACAACTCCATATCGCAATGACGCAAAGAGGTATATATAGTGAAAGGGAAGAATGTAACCGTATACAATTTTCTGATACGAAAAAGAAAGAAGGATAAAGCAGTCCTGGGGATTGGCGTAGGCATATGAACAGCTGATAAATCACCAGATCCAAGAAAAATTTAACAACTTGCACTAGGGTTTAGCTTTTCAGTCGTATCTATCAATATTATTCAGTGGTCCTCCTGCTATGCATTTTAAGCACCAAAAAATGATATCCTCAATACTCCTTTATGTGATGAATTGTCCTATACCTAGCTAGCTTTATATTGGACATGTGACTGGAATATTTACAGCAGACTGTGAGATCCAAAAGATTTGAACAATTGACACTCACTTAAACTAAGAGTGATTTTGAAGAGGTAGCTAGGTCTGTAAATTTTTCGATTTTAATGGCAACCCTATGCTATATAGGGTGGACCTCGAATATTAACATCTCTTCAAATCAGTAATGTTTTATGGTTTACGGAAAATATCTTAAAAACGTTCTTCGTGATATTATCGTGGTTCTCTTGTTATAAATGAAATGGACCTTTGGTTCATTAATACGAATCTTACGAATAAAAATTCGCACACGTtattttggaaaaaaaattgaaattcttTTTGGAGTATGTGGTGGCATTGCTCTCATCACACAATATTTAATTAAATTCGATTTTCTAAATACGAGTTTTCTTAATGAATATATATCTATCATAAATACAAAGATATTTTGATGAAATATAAATGGTTAAGAAATTTATGATGCAAAAAATATATAGTAATAAAAAAATAACTAATAGATTAAGACAAAGTATTAGTAAATAATAGTGTAGTTTTGGATATCTCAAAAAAAAATCCAATTGACATTACGGTCGAATTTGTGCCAGTACATGTGTGGGTTTATTAAGAAATGATCGGTGATCAACTTTTGTTCATTTGAAAATTGTTTTTGGGACAAATTTTTGATACCAAGCATTTtcttatatattatatattttcaaTGTGCTTTGATCGATTAGTTAGATATATTAAAATTTATCTTTCGTATAAAcgttgataaaaaaaattataatttacaaAGAAGAACTAAAAGAATAGTAATTATAAATATCCGgtcaaaatatattaaaatacGTGTAAAACATCAATCATCATATAATAAAAAATAGAGGAAGTATTATAACAAGTATTTAATAAACGGttttgatttaatttttatttactctTGGTTTTTCATTTAAGTTAACTTTTCCCGACTTTTACAACAGTAATCAGGAGTAATGCTAGGTACCGGTTATTCATTCATTTTATGCAATGTGCATGTCATTTCTATGAATTTAATTCTCTTTactatatttataaataaaattgattCTATCAAATAACATGCTCTTTATCTTGGCAAAATGTTTAAGAAGTTCAAACCAGGACTGTTAACAAACAGTCCTGAGAGAACAAGACTTTTGAGTTGGAGGCTTCGGTTCAATAACTTTACAAAAATTTGTTTTTAAGAAGTGCTCACTTTTGTGCATAGAATTGAATTCCATTATCAGCTTCTTCTACTGTTTGGTAAGACACAGTCCACAAAAAGTCGaatttctgttccatttttaaGGAGGGTGCTGGAAGGTAGCTCGAAGAGCAGTGAAACTAGTATAGCTAATCTTGTAAGAACGGAACGGAACAGAACGGAAGGCATTTGTCTCTAGATGGAGTTGAGAAGAAAGATAGATAATGCAACCTCATGAATCAACTCTCTAGCAATGCCATGGCTATTCTTTGTGAACAACCGCTTATCTCTAATTTGGATTTCTAAGCTCCATTTTCGTTACGATTTTGATACTTTTCATCTTATATCTGATTTCTACAGATTTGGAGATGGTTGTGTCTGCTTCATATCTTGTTTTAATAACAATGTCAACTAGAAGAACTGAAAAGCTAAGAAGCGATGTAAGATTTAAACTCTGAGAGACAATGAGAATGAAGTTTACTGTTATTTTTACATACACATGGCAGCGTTGCCACCACTTCTAGCACCGAGGGCTCCAGGATATCGATTTAAGACATAGCAGAGCAAATATACAGAATTAACCCTTCTATGGACTCCAAACACATTCATACCTGTACGGTGTGAAGAACAGTAGACACAAAATTATTTTGTACATTAGCAAGTTTATCTTCTTTGTTTTTATTTCATTGCTTGTTTCATTAcaaagtttttttttaaaaagttacaTTACaaagtttgaacatcaacaacTCTGTACAAACTCAAGGAGTTATCCTGAAAGTATCTACTTCTACTATGCTATATAATTGCTTAAATCTCGCCCCAATAATCAATATAAGGAACACAGGCAAACTATGTCGGCTTggaaaagaattaataaattaataattaaatactaaCCTAACAAGTTCTTTGATGGGCATTTGTAGGACCCTGCCATCTTTCAGACCAAGCTTTTTGATTAGCTTTTACGTCTTCAACAACCCTGGCATAGTAATTCCAAGACGGAGTTTCTTCCGAAATGGGGCTTTGACCAAAAGGATTATTCTTGACATAATCTTGAACATTATCGGCCAATGCTAATTTTTCAAGAAATACTCGAAGATCGCCTCCCGGCCCTGCGGATCAGAAGCTAGCTTAGAAAACTAATGTTGGCTATCGCGCAAAGGAAAttctaatatataataaatatctTAAATAAGTAGAAAAAATGATTAAAGCAGAAAACAAATAGAGGTGTTGCACAAATATATGTATTTATGAAACATTGCATGTCAGCAACAGAATGAGAACATCTTTAGCAAAAAAACAAAATGAGAACATGCAAAATCCTAAAAAAAGAAAAAGAGCACTAGTATTGCAGCTACAAAATAAAAGTGAGGGAAGCAATTTATGgacatttaaaaataattttcaagtatACCTAGAAGAAAGGAAAGTAATTATAGTTAGTGCTAAAGGTATTATAGACAAAATAGAATTCGGGAAATTATTGGAGGGTACAAAGATTTTATAAGAGCAAGTTCAATGCTAAAGCTAAAATGATGTCAGGAGTAGTGAATATGTGTTCGTAGTAGCAGCATATTAGTATGTGTGTAGTACAGTTGTTGAGGTATGCCTAGCATAAGTCTACAAGTCCAATAGTAAGAGTCAAGTAATAAGTAATTTAGACATTAGTAGTCTGTTAGCATGTTGTAATGTGCTGGTCTATGTAAACCAGGTCACTACTCTATTTTCCGTACGTTGAATATATGAGAAAAGGCATTTGCCaccaatctctctctctcttctctttctCTCTACAGTCTTTAACATTGAAGATAAGATGAAGAGGGTTGCTATTGCTGGAATGCACATGGAGGGAATGGCAAGAAATTGTCACTAACCTAGTAGAGAATGAGGAAACTTTACCCCTGGAAACAATGGAAGTATCAGTTCATGCTATAGAAGGAGTGCATAATAACAAGACAATCACATTGACTGGAAGGAGAGGTAAGCATCAATTTGCAATATTAATTGATGGGGGAAGCACTCATAGTTTCTTAGATGTGCAAGTAGATTGAAATGTGAGCTGGTGAGAACACAGCCAATGAAGGTACAAGTTGCCAATGGAAATCATCTGGAAAGCAACTATGAATGTAAAGATTTCAAGTGGAATATTGGTGAGTGGGAGTTCCAAACTTCAGTTAGGACATTACCGATGGGGGGATATGATTTGGTTTTGGGTGTTAATTGGCTGGGAGCTCTAGGCTTAGTTACTTTTGAGTACAAGAAACTGACTCTTCAGTTTCAACAGAATAATAAATTAGTAGTTTTGCAGGGTAATACTCAGGCTAACAAACCTAGAATTCAGCAAATGACTGCAAAAGCTTTTGTTAGGAGCTGTCAGAGGCAGGGCCATGGGTTTATTTATTTGGTCAATGAAGTTGATCAAAATTCAGAGAAAGCTAATTCAGAAGATGGAACTGAATTACACAGCCAAGAATCAAGACATCTACAACAACTGCTGCAAGATTATGAAGATGTCTTTAAGACTGCAGAAGGACTGCCTCCTCATAGAGATATTGAGCATAGTATAGAGTTGAGGGAAGGAGCTCAACCATTTTCAATAAGGCCTTACAGAAATTCATTTGAGCAGAAAAATGAATTGAGAAGTTAGTTGCAGAGATGTTAGAATCTGGTATCATTAGACCTAGTAGTTCACCATTTACTTCTCAAATTCTGTTGGTGAAGAAAAAAGATGGCACATGGAGGTTTTGCATTGATTATAGGAAACTGAATTCTTTAACTATTAAGAATAAGTTTCCTATACCATTAATTGATGAGCTGTTAGATGAGTTGCATGGGGTGAAGTACTTTACAAAATTGGACTTAAGAGCTGGATATCACCAGGTGAGAATCAAGTCAAAGGATATCGGAAAGACAGCTTTTAGGACTCACCTCGGTCATTATGAGTTTACTGTGATGCCTTTTGGCCTCACAAATGCCCCAACAAcctttcagaacttgatgaatcaaatTTTTGCACCTTTTTTGAGAAAGTTTACCTTGGCATTTTTTTGATGATATCTTGGTTTATTCAAAGTCAGCAGAAGCACATTTACAGCACCTAGAGGAGGTCTTTAAAGTCATGAGGACACATAAACTCTATGCTAAAAAATCCAAATGTGAGATCATGAAGGAGCAAGTAGCTTATTTGGGACATATCATCAGTCAACAAGGAGTAGCAGTAGCAGTTGACAGTAGCGAAGTGGCAGATATTATGGCTTGGCCAGTACCTGAAAATATAAAAGCTTTGCGGGGATTTCTTGGTTTAAGTGGCTATTACAGGAAATTTGTGAAAGGGTATGGAACTATAGTCAAACCTTTAACTAACTTGCTTCAAAAAGATAGTTTTGTGTGGAATGAAGGAGCTGACAAGGCTTTTAAGGAGCTGAAAGAAGCAATGACTAGTACTCCCATTATACAGCTGCCAGATTATACAAAGGAGTTTACTGTAGAGACTGATGCCTCCAATACTGGAATTGGGGCTGTGTTAACTCAAGATAGACATCCTGTGGTTTACTTCAGCAAAGCTTTAGGACCAAGAGGTCAAGCCATGTCAACTTATAAAAAAGAATTGATGGCAATAGTCTCGGCAGTGAAGAAGTGGACTTCCTATCTGATGCATAAACATTTTTTCATCAAGACAGATCACTGGGCTCTCAAGTATCTAACTGAGCAGAAAATTAATAACTTGCTCCAGCAAAAGTGGATCAGCAAGTTATTAGGGTATCACTATACCATTCTCTacagaaaagggactgaaaatAAAGTGGTTGATGCACTTAGCAGGATGCACGAGGCTTCAGGATCAGTCCAGCAACAGGAAATTAATCACCTCCACAAGGAAATGGATGCATTCAAGGGGAAGGGATGTCAGGAGTAGTGAATATATGTTAGTAGTAGCAGCATATTAGTATGTGTGTAGTACTGTTGTTGAGGTGTGCTTAGCATAAGTCTACAAGTCCGGTAGTAAGAGACAAGTAGTAAGGGTAATTTGGACATTAGTAGTCTGTTAGTATGTTGTAATGTGCTGGTCTATATAAACCAGGTCACTACTCTATTTTCTGTATGTTGAATATATGAGAAAAGGCATTTGCCACCAATCTCTCTCtctattctctttctctctcctgTAACTAACTTTTTGCTCTCTAAAACTCTATCTTCCTCCCTAAGTTTCTATCTCTCTTCTCTCTGATCTCTCTAATCTCTCTGATCTCTGCCTAATCTCTCACTATCTGCTACATTTCTTTCCTATTTACCTGTTCTATTACTTGTGTTAACAGAAAATACCAAAAACAACAACAAATTAGGTCAGAAACACACCTATTCCCTGACAAATGACTATAGCTATTGCTATAATTTGAGACCAAAAAGTACATTTTGGTGCTAAAACAGGACTTCAATTCCAATGCTAGTTCTATTTTACAACCAAATATTTCCACATTTAGTGAAGTTTTGTATCTCTTttctaaatttaatttaaaacaAATCAACATACATTTTATTTGTAATTATTTAATGACATGGCAAGGATTGCTATAGCTATCTTTAGTTCTAAATATAGGACCAACTATCCATTTATGCATTTACATTGGagttgaatttttttttattttggtcCCGGCCTATATTATAGTTATAAGACCAACTATAACTATGCACTGGACTTGCTCTAACCCTCTGTCCCTCTCATATTTATATATCCTTCTGGTCAGAAAAAGGGAAAATATTTTGGAACATCACGATCAAGCAGAGGCAACAAGAGGTGCAAATGATAAATTAATTGGAGCCTGATAGAAATGATAGCTTACCTAATGAATCGTCAGTTTTTGCATCCTTATACCAGTATCTTGGGGGGAAAATTGCAGTGTGCGGCTAAAAcaaatattagagtaaagaaatAATTACAAACCCAATGAAATAACATTGACCTGCAACAAATGAGACTGCAACTCTAGGAAATGGTTTTGTATTAAGCTTACAGGATTTAGCAATGCGGTGCATGGATAATTATCCACCAACAGTGTGTTTGATGGGTCAAATTTGCCTCTTCCCCATGGAAGATATTGTTGATCATCTTCCCAAACTCTTCTGAGTTCCTTAAAAAAAATGTGCCTATCTCTTCTCTCAAAAGTTCCAAAATTTGTTTCAAAACAGTAAGATATGTCCTGTACAAACAACTTAACAACATTAGAACCTCACAATCAATAAGCTAATGACTTGCAACAAATGTAAGCAATGTGCCTTCTAGTACAAAGATACTAGGCAAACCGCAAATGCAAAAACTACCTTCCAGTAGAGGGGACTCATATTATTTTATTGGGTATACTCTTGTTTAAATAGATACAGTAAAAAAGTGGATACTCGAATGTATATGAGATATATCAATAGTTTACCCAAGAAAAAAGCACATCCTTTGTTAACCTCCCCAAAAGAAAATCAAGATTCCATCGTGTATTTCTCCTGCAAAACAAATGGAGAATCGGCATACTATTGTTAGAAAATTCTATTTAAAGCATCTATATGTGtacatattatatattacaatttaaCTGGAAATAAGTTGGATTTAAGTTGATGGTTACTTGGAAGTTGTCAGCCAGAAACCAATATTGAAGTTCTCAAAACAAAAGTTCAGAAAGTCATCACAGTATGGCCTTTTGAAAACTGATACAAGAGAAACATTATAACTTTGTAAGAAagaatattatattttaaattgaAAAAAAATCAACTAGCCCAAGTCAAACTTTACCCGCTTTACCGCCTAAAAAAGAGTCTGCTTTGTAACCATCAGGTTCAAATGAAACAAAATCTGCCAGCAGTCCATTGACATCCAGAATCAGAAGCTTTGTTTTACGTGAAATTTCTTGACTATTTCCCAAAGAGGAATGTGGAATCCCCGGAGCAGGGGGCTCTCTGCTTGTGAAAACAGCAACACAACCAGTCTCCTGTTGTTGGTCCTTGTTATATGATAAATGACCTAAATCTTTAGTTGTAGATTGTCTTTTTTGCTCATCAGTTTGGGTGGTAATATTGTGCCCACGAGTATCACTAATAGCACTTCCACCCTCATAGTTAATTCTATGCACAAATGGTTTTACAGAAGAACATTCGGTCAAAACTAAATCTTGAGCTACTTTTAGCTTATCCAAGCTAGAGTTATGTTCATTCGTTGGAGTCCACCATCTTTCTAACCAAGGTTTCTGACGAGCTTTTGTATCTTCAATAACC
This window contains:
- the LOC141674937 gene encoding glutathione S-transferase T3-like, with translation MCLRNKKKPSALEFPFPPVSNSQFETQQTPINFQNSPETQVPALGHENVIDLNDDCEETEEVREITGQWKWVEDKLLISAWLNVSIDPLIERSCGNEKRWQRINEGAKKFGSCYVEAQRNIGNGSNLDNIIEDAHARHLKYYKKKSNFEGHWREFRKHPKWRKPAISASSKKTKLSSSGAYSSEGNNDTPTSDDCEPVRPKGTKTAKRKRKGKTTAAEVEEYESLQVNDLRKMNIMDTINDDATNGLSQPNICEEPSMPYETYIQNSMQMCDKRAHHQLQNDFVEHISQFHENR